Below is a genomic region from Oceaniferula marina.
CTGCAGACCCACGGATACAAAAAAAACGCCGAGCAGAAGATTGCGGAAGGGGATTAGGTCGGCTTCAACCTCATACTTATAGATGGTGTCAGCTAGCATCATTCCACCGATAAAGGCACCAAGAGAGAAGGAAAAACCAAAGTGATGCGCCAGATACGAGGCTCCGATGACTACCAGTAGAATAGTGCCCATCGAAATTTCTTTCGAATTGGTGGTAGCCACTACCTTAAAAATTCTGGCCAGAAAGAACCGGCCAATAATAATTAGAATGGCAAGAACGATGAGGGCATTAATGGCAGTTTCGCCGAGTAGAACTCCAATGGATTTGTCATCATTTGTGAACAGAGTCACCATCAATAGAATAGGGATAACCGCTATGTCTTGAAATATAAGGATGCCCAATGAGTTGCGTCCAAACTCAGCTTTAATTTGCCCTGATTCGTTAAGGATCTTGAGTACGATGGCTGTTGAAGACAAGGCTAAGCCTAAGCCTGCTATGATCGAGGACTTGGCGGAAAGATCAAATAGAGTGGTTGAAATTATAGCAAATGCTGCACCGGTAACGACGACCTGCAGTAGCCCGAACAAAAAAACCTCGCGCTTCATACTTAATAGATGATTAGCGGAGAATTCGAGTCCGATAGTAAACATTAGGAACACGATTCCAAACTCTGCTATGTGCTCGAGTTCTTTATTACCGTGATGTTCAATGCCCATCACCGCGCCGATTATTGCACCGGCAATAATATAGCCAATAACAGTAGGGATGTTGAACTTACGTAAGATTACGTTTAGTAATGTCGCAACTGCCAAGGTGGCTATTAGGATCGGTATAAGATGTTCCATAAACTGTGATGGGGACGTTTACGAATTTTGACAAATAGAAGGAAACAACTATTTGCTGTAATCTTATGATTTCGAAGGAGTTGCCGTCGAAATTGTTGGTTCGCTGCAAGTGGTGTAATACTACTCACAGTGAGGTAGCATAGAGCTAAATTAGGATGATTTAATATAGTTGCAGGCTTCCTCAAGCGTATCAAAATGTGCCATCGTTGGAAGGAATCCGCTGTTGCTCAGAATGTTTATTATCACTTCGTTTGCTACGCAAAGAGCAAATTTCCCCTTTGATTTTTGTAATGATTGCTGGGTGATAAGCAAAGTACGAAGCCCAGAGCTGCAAACAAAAGTTGTATCAGTGAAATCAATGATTACTTTATTCGCTCCGCTATCGAGAGTTTTTTGTAATAGTTCTTCAGCTTGATCGGCATTAGCTGAGTCCCAGCGGGCAACAGGGCTTACAATAGTGATATCTTCTTGCTGGCTAACATTGATTTTCATAATAATGATTTTGAGTAATGATGCTTGTTCGTGCAGTTAATGTGAGATAAGTGAGCAAGTATTGCAAGTGAATTAGTCTACGCTATAAAGCTGATAGTGGGGGGGGATACAGGATTAGGGATTGGGCAGGATATCCTTTTGTAAATCTAGTAGAGTCTGTTGAGCGTCTTCAAATGCAAATGACCTCACCTGAGTGGTGAGCTTTGATAAGAGTCTTGTAGTAATATGTTCTGAAATGAGTTCAGAAAGTTCGGCTACAGTATCCTCAGCATCAGGATCCATTTCTGCCAGCAAATCATTTAGTGTAGAAATGATGATTTTGACATTTTTAATGTCTAGGGGGGCTTTTTCAGAATGTTTATCTGTAGTATCTCGTTCAATCGCCCAAGTAGCAGGCAAAGCGTCCATTAGCGGGTTCATGACACTCTCAAACTGCTCATATGCTGACTGTTTCGCGTCTTCATCGGAACTCTTAAGGGCTGACTCCAGTGATTTGGACACTTTTTGAAGTTCTTGGGCTCCAATTGTTCCAGCGATACCCTTGATGGTATGAGCTGTACGAACAGCAGCAGCTTGGTCCTTACTGCTCATACAGGACGCTATCAATGCTGAATCATGTCTGTGATCGTCATAAAAATCCTTTAATAGTTTACTGTATAATTTGTGATTTCCTCCTACATTTTTCAATCCTTTTTCGAAGTCGATTCCTGGGATCTGATTAGGAAGGTCATATCGTCCAACCATTGGTATCGGCTTTTTATGAGAATCATTTGCTGGTTGATGTTTCGCTGGAATCCATTTCAGCAGAGTGGTGAACAGAAAGTTAGGGTCGATAGGTTTGGCAATGTGCTCATTCATTCCATGATCAAATGCAGCTTGTCGGTCTTCGGTTGTGGCGTTGGCCGTCATGGCAATTATCGGGAGGTCGTTGTATTTAGTATTCGACCTGATTTTCTTAGTTGCCGTATATCCATCCATTACAGGCATTTGGATATCCATCAGTATGGCCTCGTATGTATTTTTCTCGAGCAAATCCAGAGCTTCTTGACCATGATTGGCAATCTCAATATCAAGGCCACCTTGTAATAGTAGTTCGCTAGCCACCTGCTGGTTAATCTGGTTATCTTCAACCAGCAGAACACGAGCACCCGCAATGGGTGCTAAATCGACCGTCATGTTGCTCTTGTCCTCACATCTTCGTGTCGAGGATCTGTGCGAGAGATTGTTACCAAACGCTTCCATAGAAGCGTCAAACAGATGGGATGGGCTAATCGGTTTAGTTAATATACCATCGGCATATTCAGAACCCTTTTTCTTAGAGAGTTCATTTTGAGCAAAGGCTGAAATCAAAATCACCTTAGGGATCTTTGTCAGGTTCATTTCAGATTTGATTTTAATGGTGGCATCTATTCCGTTCATCCCTGGCATTAACCAATCCATTGCTATAAGGTCAATGTCGTGCTCTTTGATTACAGCAAAGGCCTGTTCTGCATTGTCAGCAGTTATAACGTTGAAACTAAATGACGTAAAGTAGTGGGTTAGAATCTCTCTAGAAGTTAAGTTGTCGTCTACTACTAGGGCATTTAGTCCTCTCAGATCGGGGGAGGGAGAAAAGTCTCCGCGAGAATCAGTCGATTTGCCCCGTTTTAGAACCGCTGTAAAGCTGAACGTGCTACCGTGATCAGGTATGCTTTCGACCCAGATTTTTCCACCCATCATTTCAACGAGCTGCTTACAAATTGCTAAGCCTAAACCAGTTCCTCCGTATTTACGAGTAGTCGAGGAGTCAGCTTGGGAGAAAGACTGGAACAATTTGCTCATTTGCTCATCGGTCATGCCTATTCCGGTGTCGCTTACCGAGAATTTTAATTTTACGCCGGCATGGGATTCCGACTCTTTGGTAATACGCAATACCACCTCACCTCGATCAGTAAATTTGACCGAGTTATTAGCTAAATTGATAAGAATTTGTCCTAGTCTGAGGGGGTCGCCAAGCAGGGAGGATGGAACGGAGTCCCCACGATCGAATAGAAGCTCTAATCCTTTTTCTTGTGTTTTCACGGACACAACAGTCGCAACTTGATCCAGTACATCATCAACCATAAATGGCACTTCCTCCATATCGAGCTTGCCAGCTTCGATTTTAGAAAAATCAAGAATGTCATTAATGATTCCTAGAAGCGATTTTGAGGACTGGTGCACCTTAGAGATATAGTCACGTTGTTTATCGTCCATCTCGGTCCGTAAACATAAATCACTCAAGCCAATGATCGCATTCATGGGAGTTCGGATCTCATGACTCATATTAGCAAGGAAATCGCTTTTTGCCTTGTTTGCTGCATCAGAAGCTTCCTGAGCTTTCTTTAATTCTTGAGCTGATTTAAACCGCTCATAAACTCTACCAAGTTGATCTCCCAAGTTGCCCATCACCTGAAGGATGCTAGGTTCTGATGCACTGGAATTGCGTTTAATGAATTCTAGAACAGCAATGACTTTGCCGTTAGCGAGAACAGGGAAGCCTATTCCGCTTCCATCAAGATCGATTTTTTCTGAGGAGTTTTCATCGAGATGAAGATTCTCTATCCACTCAGGTTTGCCTGATTTTAGCACATGGCCAGCTATGCCTTTTCCTCTGATTAACGTGGCATCATAAGCATTCTGAATGAATTTCGCAAAATAGTCCTCGTCCTTTACATGCCAGATATCAGTGGAACGTAACTCGGAATGCTTCTCATTCCACAGGTAAGCATGACCGAGTTCCCAGTTCATATAACTACAGATCATCCCTGAGACTTTATCTAGGGCTTCTTCGAAATTAGATGCTTCCGCTGCTAGGCTTGGCCCTCGATCTAGGAGCTTTGCTTCTAGCGCGACTTTGTGCTCTCTCTCTTCCATCTCTTTGCGCTCCGTTAGGTCACGCAATAAACCAATAAATATTTTTTCGTTATCAAGGGTAAGCTCTGAAACCTTAAGCTCGAGAGGAAATGTCGTGCCATCATGGCGCACTCCCTCTACTTCTCGGGTATTGCCTACAATGGTTGAAGGCTGTGCAGGACGGTAATTATTTAAGTGATCATCATGGTTGGCTGCAATTGCTTTTGGCATAAGTATTTTTACATTCTTGCCAACCGCTTCTTCCGCCTTATAGCCAAATATTTCCTCTGCAGCTTTGTTGAATATCTGCATGCGGCCCTGAGTGTCAATGGTGACAATGCCATCAGCACTAGATTGAATAATTGCACTAACGCGTTTCTCGCTGTTACGCATTTTGCCTTCTGAGTACTGCAGGTGCTTATTTGCAATGGCCATGCGGACGCGGCTCCAAGCAAATATACCTGTTAAAATTGATAACAAGACACATGAAAAAGCCATTGTCCAGAATGCCTGCCTTCTAATGTTTTTGATTGATTCGTAGGCCTCAGAATAATCGATCTCTGAACAAACCCCAAATCCAAGCTCTTCATCCCAAGTCCAAGTTCCAATAACTGGGACTCCACGATAATCATTATATGCATCCAAATTACGCCCAACCTTACCTGCGGTTGCGTTCTCAGCCATGTGGGTCAACGGAAAATCCTGATGACCATCAGATGGACGGAACCCCTCTACCATATTACCTCCTGGGTCACGAATTTCAATATTAAGGATTCCTCGTTCGCCGGGTTTAATGAGTTCGATCTGCCTCAGGTCTTGGTCGAAGCGGCTTTCACTAATTAGCTGACCTCTACGGTTGAAGGCGTAACTTTCACCAGAGTCACCGACTCGTCCGCGTTGGAGGATACCAGTGAACTCTTCTTCCGGATTGATGAGAAAAATCAGCACTCCATCTTTTCCTCCCTGACCTTTTACCTTAGCTCCAGCGAGCATGGTCGCACGCGGCTTTAGCATTAGTCCATTTGGAAACCATTGAGCTGGGAGTCCGAAGGAGCTGTAGCGTGGCCCGCGTAGCACGTCGCTAACAAAGCTTATATCTTCTGACCTCTTGGTTTGATGACTAAGCATTATGTTCTTATCACTTCCGACCACTCTTCCATTAGGGGTGATTAACAAAAACCCCTCATACCTCTTCTCTGTCATCAACGGCTCTAGAATGATCCTTAGGCGCATTTGTTCTGCAGCATTAACAAGGTCAGTATCATTCTCAGAAAGGCTGCTATAGAGTTGTGAAACCTCTGGTAAACCGGCCCATGATCGAACTTCTTGTTCTCTTTCTACACACCAATGTTTGGCAGCTTTGGAAGTAGTCCCGAGAACTGTGTCTAATGTGTTGCGTAGATCTCTTTTTTCACTATCAACAAGGTGAGTCATGTTTCTCCATGAGATCCCGGCAATTAGCCCGATGGCTACTAATGAAGCTGCAAGAAGAGGCCAACTTTGAACAACACCAGCAATGATGAGGCTGCTTTTCTTATCTGTGATGCTTGACGGTTTTACTTTTTGTTGATTGTTGTCCTTGTTGTTTTTAAAGTGTTTGAAGGCTGAAACGATCAAAAATAAAATAACGATAATAGAACAGATGCCGATGCACATGACGATCAGCAATAGGCCTTCACCTTCAAGTGTTAACTGATCGAGTTCTAATTGTGTGCGACTATCAACGGACGCATTCACCTCATCAATTAAAGCCATGATGGAGGCCTTGGTTTTATGGTAGTCATTTCCATATAGAAGGCTATGCGCCAGCTTTAAATCTGGGTTTCCCCGTTGCGTGTATTTGCCGGTGTTATCCAAGAAAATACCTTTCACTGCATACATAGCTTCTTGCTCGAACATCGATAATTTGTTCGATGTCTCTTGAGCTTTCCTTAGTAGCTGGAATTCATCCTCCGAAAAGCCTGCATCCTCCATCAGAACCCTAAGAGCAATAGCCTTTTCGTCTGACCTCGGTTTGTCCCCAGTGGCAACTACATAGTCCCAGTAAATAGAACTATAATTGATAGGGCGGGGGGCTTCGCCTCTACGAATCGCCAATATTCTGTTAAAGTATTCCTCGTATCGAGAGTCGCCAGTAGCGGCATAAGTCCGAGCCATGCGTGTCAAATCATCGGATGTTTGACGTAGGTGATCAACCAACTGCAACGATTCCAGTCGCTTAATCTTCGCTGCTCCTGCTGTATCGTTATTGGCGACATAGAGTTGGGTAGTATAGGAACCCGTTCCTACCAGCATGAGGAGTAGAATTAATAATGCTGATAATTGAAACTCACTAGCCCGCTTTTCGCGATTGTCGCGTACGCTTCTACTCATAAAGTCATCGAATAGAACAGAGTCTGATTTGACAAGGTAATTTTGTGCTGTCAGCTCATATTTTGAAATGTGTTAATTAGTGATGGCCACAGTAATTAAAGTCGTATCATCTGTGTCATCATTGTTGATTGATCGAGACATGAGATGATCAGCGAGTGTGCTCATACACCCCAGATTTTTAGAAAACGCTGAGTGAATATGTTTTTGCCAAACCCCATCAATTAATCCGTCGCTGCATAATAAAAATTGATCACCAATTGCGTAGTTGATGGTTGAGGAGTATGCTTTGACAGTAGCATTTCCTCCACCCATAACCTGATACAGAGCTGAGCGGTGTGGGTGATTACGAAACTCTCGCTCGGTAAGTTCACCTCGGTTTAGTTTTCGCCAAGCAAAGGTATGGTCTTGTGAAAGTTGCTGTAAGTCGTTTTGGCTGTCATCTTGATCAATTCCTTTTCGGTATAGATACAGTCGAGAGTCTCCAACATTTATAAAATATAATTTTTGGGAGGTAAACCACGCCAAAGTGAGCGTTGCTGCCATTCCTTGCCGAGCTTTATCCTTGTCCGCAGTCATATTGATGGCGTGGTGTACGTCTTGTACCGTGCTTTCTAATAGTCCAATATAGTCTGGAGTCTTCCCACTAGCTGCAATTTCACATGCTTCTGGGAGTAGAGCACTGAGAATTCGGGTTAGGAGATCGGACGCGACATTACCCGCATTTCCCCCCCCCATACCATCTGACACTACAAAGATTAAATCCTGGGAGTGTATTGATTCACTACCTTGATTTTTAAGAAATGTGGCACCGTTAATATCAGCACTAAAAACCAACCAGGAATCGTCATTTATAGGACTTTTTGTTCCTGAGACTGAATCAGCATACCAATTGAGATTTGCCGATTGAATAGAGTGAGCATCTTTATTGGTCATGTTCAGTAGATTCGGAGATGGAGTGGTTGTTTATACTGAGCGGGCTAAGAGCGTTTTATTATGGGGGGATATCTGATCTAGTATCACGAGGTGATCGCATTAGTCGCAAAATAAATAGACATATCGTAATAATACTTGTGGCAATCACTGGGATACTCCCAATGTGGCGTCCTTGTTTGATTTTCCTATGTTTATCTGTTCCGTATCCGTGCAAGAAAAGTTGTGCTCGGTAGTCCGTGTATTGCTATAGCTACTATAATCGATCCTTTTTTAGGACGTTACTCATAAATCAAGATTAGTCGAATTTATAAAGAGCTAGACGACCAAATAGGTTAGTTTGTTCAAAAGCTCTTCCACCCGTTGCCATATTTTTGCTGATATGCCAAGGTCCATGTATGTGTCCATCAGCTTGAGGTCATTGGCCTTGCAATAGTTTTCGGCTCATTCTTCCTGTCGTTTTTACGACCTGCCTTTTGCATGCTCTTTGAAGTCTAGTAGCGAAAGTAAGAAATCGCTTTGGTTGCAGGCGCATGTGTGTATTCTGCTGAGGCCATGATGTGTATTTGTATTCATTAATCTGCATC
It encodes:
- a CDS encoding STAS domain-containing protein codes for the protein MKINVSQQEDITIVSPVARWDSANADQAEELLQKTLDSGANKVIIDFTDTTFVCSSGLRTLLITQQSLQKSKGKFALCVANEVIINILSNSGFLPTMAHFDTLEEACNYIKSS
- a CDS encoding response regulator, yielding MSRSVRDNREKRASEFQLSALLILLLMLVGTGSYTTQLYVANNDTAGAAKIKRLESLQLVDHLRQTSDDLTRMARTYAATGDSRYEEYFNRILAIRRGEAPRPINYSSIYWDYVVATGDKPRSDEKAIALRVLMEDAGFSEDEFQLLRKAQETSNKLSMFEQEAMYAVKGIFLDNTGKYTQRGNPDLKLAHSLLYGNDYHKTKASIMALIDEVNASVDSRTQLELDQLTLEGEGLLLIVMCIGICSIIVILFLIVSAFKHFKNNKDNNQQKVKPSSITDKKSSLIIAGVVQSWPLLAASLVAIGLIAGISWRNMTHLVDSEKRDLRNTLDTVLGTTSKAAKHWCVEREQEVRSWAGLPEVSQLYSSLSENDTDLVNAAEQMRLRIILEPLMTEKRYEGFLLITPNGRVVGSDKNIMLSHQTKRSEDISFVSDVLRGPRYSSFGLPAQWFPNGLMLKPRATMLAGAKVKGQGGKDGVLIFLINPEEEFTGILQRGRVGDSGESYAFNRRGQLISESRFDQDLRQIELIKPGERGILNIEIRDPGGNMVEGFRPSDGHQDFPLTHMAENATAGKVGRNLDAYNDYRGVPVIGTWTWDEELGFGVCSEIDYSEAYESIKNIRRQAFWTMAFSCVLLSILTGIFAWSRVRMAIANKHLQYSEGKMRNSEKRVSAIIQSSADGIVTIDTQGRMQIFNKAAEEIFGYKAEEAVGKNVKILMPKAIAANHDDHLNNYRPAQPSTIVGNTREVEGVRHDGTTFPLELKVSELTLDNEKIFIGLLRDLTERKEMEEREHKVALEAKLLDRGPSLAAEASNFEEALDKVSGMICSYMNWELGHAYLWNEKHSELRSTDIWHVKDEDYFAKFIQNAYDATLIRGKGIAGHVLKSGKPEWIENLHLDENSSEKIDLDGSGIGFPVLANGKVIAVLEFIKRNSSASEPSILQVMGNLGDQLGRVYERFKSAQELKKAQEASDAANKAKSDFLANMSHEIRTPMNAIIGLSDLCLRTEMDDKQRDYISKVHQSSKSLLGIINDILDFSKIEAGKLDMEEVPFMVDDVLDQVATVVSVKTQEKGLELLFDRGDSVPSSLLGDPLRLGQILINLANNSVKFTDRGEVVLRITKESESHAGVKLKFSVSDTGIGMTDEQMSKLFQSFSQADSSTTRKYGGTGLGLAICKQLVEMMGGKIWVESIPDHGSTFSFTAVLKRGKSTDSRGDFSPSPDLRGLNALVVDDNLTSREILTHYFTSFSFNVITADNAEQAFAVIKEHDIDLIAMDWLMPGMNGIDATIKIKSEMNLTKIPKVILISAFAQNELSKKKGSEYADGILTKPISPSHLFDASMEAFGNNLSHRSSTRRCEDKSNMTVDLAPIAGARVLLVEDNQINQQVASELLLQGGLDIEIANHGQEALDLLEKNTYEAILMDIQMPVMDGYTATKKIRSNTKYNDLPIIAMTANATTEDRQAAFDHGMNEHIAKPIDPNFLFTTLLKWIPAKHQPANDSHKKPIPMVGRYDLPNQIPGIDFEKGLKNVGGNHKLYSKLLKDFYDDHRHDSALIASCMSSKDQAAAVRTAHTIKGIAGTIGAQELQKVSKSLESALKSSDEDAKQSAYEQFESVMNPLMDALPATWAIERDTTDKHSEKAPLDIKNVKIIISTLNDLLAEMDPDAEDTVAELSELISEHITTRLLSKLTTQVRSFAFEDAQQTLLDLQKDILPNP
- a CDS encoding PP2C family protein-serine/threonine phosphatase; this translates as MTNKDAHSIQSANLNWYADSVSGTKSPINDDSWLVFSADINGATFLKNQGSESIHSQDLIFVVSDGMGGGNAGNVASDLLTRILSALLPEACEIAASGKTPDYIGLLESTVQDVHHAINMTADKDKARQGMAATLTLAWFTSQKLYFINVGDSRLYLYRKGIDQDDSQNDLQQLSQDHTFAWRKLNRGELTEREFRNHPHRSALYQVMGGGNATVKAYSSTINYAIGDQFLLCSDGLIDGVWQKHIHSAFSKNLGCMSTLADHLMSRSINNDDTDDTTLITVAITN